One Streptomyces coeruleorubidus DNA segment encodes these proteins:
- the mmpA gene encoding morphogenic membrane protein MmpA, whose product MTTHRAPKPVAGPTQTVERAVTIGLILAVLAGLGWIAGMIYTIAEWPL is encoded by the coding sequence ATGACAACGCACCGCGCCCCCAAGCCTGTTGCCGGCCCGACCCAGACCGTCGAGCGGGCCGTCACCATAGGGCTGATCCTCGCCGTGCTGGCGGGGCTCGGCTGGATCGCCGGCATGATCTACACCATCGCCGAGTGGCCGCTGTAG